One stretch of Tachysurus fulvidraco isolate hzauxx_2018 chromosome 12, HZAU_PFXX_2.0, whole genome shotgun sequence DNA includes these proteins:
- the LOC113662555 gene encoding up-regulator of cell proliferation-like: MELSQLKGDFLAFLQTLGLDTFYPNKLTLRSLLEINRSNFSDEEVHSLQALPWAFLHKLLTINSNSRCLICVTCENNEQGCDATPNLLDLQTALYACADSFLQQEMTLKMSMCQFAVPFVLPKGSHNQYTLMLWALRSVLKEWRPHSMSESKGFVEDSVVHAKIPLISFVRLSNCSLSKSQVLNQVLKKSQQHQDFFSHREINVGSSVRVIANGMVEICWSLPCGNKNIDVFPEPVAFANLRGDVCTFQTQFNFLTRVSTAVFVFLDSVDENEQRLFASLPEIESKFFFVVNTKGKINMSSIKAAVNTLKTEKDRIILKSQDMNLLRFSKMISSAIKNVLGEHCTSCEIEGMKRIAQELGLGIDENESRACMSAEKTAEKILKNIGVRRTVEYKKTRLPLQGENWKRLAQIEKEQCRLQHSGELSLEEYKVQLQNEKDAIKEKQSKYKVTETMDILIKALSTSDDIEQAFFLRWLGLKLDMRSRKHMAELRHRYAQSEQKKDRDAIAQLDQELIDSSLGIEHYMREMGQIYEAASFGSTNMSEKILNLPTLAAKLLLSGFPLELLDGDASNIPEKWVSDVLMELHKMVKERSRLLVITVLGVQSTGKSTLLNTMFGVQFAVSSGRCTRGAFMILLPVGEDLKEELLCDFVLLIDTEGLKSPALAQLEDSYEHDNELATFVIGLSDVTIINVAMENSTEMKDVLQIAVHAFLRMKEIGKKTVCHFVHQNVGGVSAHEKNMTDRKKLLDQLNEMTLIAAEMESQPDVRKFTDVLNYDVEKNNWYIPGLWHGTPPMAPVNTGYSVAVLDFKKNLLEMLNERKDEKPIQIPEFLKWMSSLWKAVKFENFVFSFRNTLVAHAYENLCKEFSDWEWSFRRHMLTLICKAEVQLSNAETSSIQEVSKTLKENLNKEIGVQTKLITEKLKDYYKQRDRYVHLVEKYKADFTNSIKSLQTELTDEVRKKFEVVLDKRRNKEKVEDIQNKQTDKIKQKILHLLQNYKGHKDEVTDEDLKANFESMWSREVENVTGLSAKDVSQDVFMKFRSSFGHRNMTQYLQSIRNLTDYGQEEFKAKKEHVKLGKLKGLVYAHRSTKLELQIIAVDVITNCNKMIEQFTQSKDDYQTTFTKDLLDAIDGHLKRAGTKYTTKFEFDLKLHICGIASRKFTEMHKKYLTEQDPLKHLQNFKGQYLSDFIDLYRKNDQYQRKAEEFTQVCLKPAVTEYIDQSIGPDIVDAVLENKCTAYSSRSLFQYTIQKELLEKSNFSEFEKYILHYENYVKDWIYNHVVGCFSKDLSLQKLKMQKLEIIIKKITKAVETCKLDASGSPLPNDTQGTTILIRNLCKTMSDVIAIPMSTVDSVLFQNTCFCDPFTKSLCECIGDLKQQISKEISESTDIKETLKNVSVKPQDELFKRVFGCGVQCPFCETPCEAGGKEHQLHHAAVHRPKGVGMYRNIKTNILCEEICTSSVHGNGKFQNHDTNFQPYPYKDYRKYYPDWHIAPDMSIEAPDYWKYVLVTFNKDFAESYKALPAVYPDVWNQITKDQAFNSLKLMFNIK; this comes from the exons ATGGAGTTAAGTCAGCTTAAAG GTGATTTTCTTGCATTTCTTCAAACACTTGGACTTGACACTTTCTACCCAAACAAGCTGACTCTAAGGTCTTTGCTGGAGATTAACAGGAGCAATTTTTCTGATGAGGAGGTTCACTCTCTGCAAGCATTACCATGGGCTTTCCTACACAAATTACTGACGATTAATTCAAATTCAAGATGTTTAATATGTGTAACTTGTGAAAATAATGAGCAGGGCTGTGATGCTACCCCAAATCTTCTCGATCTCCAAACTGCACTCTACGCCTGTGCTGACAGTTTCCTTCAGCAAGAAATGACACTTAAAATGTCAATGTGCCAGTTTGCAGTACCATTTGTGTTACCCAAAGGATCTCATAATCAATACACTCTCATGTTGTGGGCTCTTAGGTCTGTCCTGAAAGAATGGCGTCCCCACTCAATGTCAGAATCTAAAGGTTTTGTTGAAGACAGTGTTGTTCATGCAAAAATACCTTTGATATCATTTGTGAGGCTAAGCAACTGCAGCTTGTCCAAGTCACAAGTCTTGAACCAAGTGCTCAAAAAGTCACAGCAGcaccaggattttttttctcatcgaGAAATAAATGTAGGATCCTCTGTTAGGGTAATTGCTAATGGGATGGTTGAAATATGCTGGAGTTTGCCATGtggaaacaaaaacattgaTGTCTTTCCTGAGCCAGTGGCTTTTGCTAATTTAAGAGGAGATGTTTGCACATTTCAAACCCAATTCAATTTCCTTACTCGGGTGTCAACAGCCGTCTTTGTGTTCCTGGACAGTGTTGATGAAAATGAACAAAGGCTGTTTGCCTCATTACCAGAAATTgagtccaaatttttttttgtagtcaaCACTAAGGGAAAAATTAACATGTCGTCAATTAAAGCAGCAGTTAATACTCTGAAAACGGAGAAAGATCGCATCATTCTGAAAAGCCAAGACATGAATTTACTTAGATTCTCAAAGATGATCAGCTCTGCCATTAAAAATGTGCTAGGTGAACACTGTACATCATGTGAAATTGAGGGTATGAAGAGAATTGCTCAAGAATTGGGTCTTGGCATTGATGAAAATGAAAGTAGAGCCTGTATGTCTGCAGAGAAAACAGCAGAGAAAATTCTGAAAAATATTGGGGTTCGGCGCACAGTggaatataaaaagacacggcTACCACTGCAAGGTGAAAACTGGAAAAGACTGGCTCAGATAGAAAAAGAGCAATGCCGATTACAGCATTCAGGGGAGTTGAGTTTGGAGGAGTATAAGGTCCAActtcaaaatgaaaaagatgCAATTAAAGAGAAACAAAGCAAGTATAAGGTTACAGAAACAATGGATATCTTAATAAAGGCATTGTCAACCTCAGATGATATCGAGCAAGCCTTTTTTCTCAGATGGTTGGGATTAAAGCTGGACATGCGATCACGAAAACACATGGCAGAACTTCGTCACAGATATGCACAGAGTgaacaaaagaaagacagagatgctATAGCCCAATTAGACCAGGAGCTGATTGACTCTTCTCTTGGCATCGAGCATTACATGAGAGAAATGGGACAAATCTATGAAGCTGCTTCATTTGGTTCAACTAACATGTCTGAAAAAATTCTTAATCTTCCTACTCTGGCTGCCAAACTGCTTCTGTCTGGGTTTCCTCTTGAACTACTTGATGGAGATGCATCAAATATCCCAGAGAAATGGGTAAGTGATGTTCTCATGGAGCTTCACAAGATGGTTAAGGAAAGGAGCCGTTTGCTGGTTATAACAGTGTTAGGGGTTCAGAGTACTGGTAAAtcaacactactcaacactaTGTTTGGAGTCCAGTTTGCAGTAAGCAGTGGACGATGCACACGTGGAGCGTTTATGATTCTCCTACCTGTGGGTGAAGACTTGAAGGAAGAGTTACTTTGTGACTTTGTGCTTCTGATTGATACAGAGGGTTTGAAATCACCAGCACTGGCACAATTGGAAGACAGTTATGAGCATGACAATGAACTGGCCACATTTGTGATTGGTCTTAGTGACGTAACCATCATAAATGTAGCAATGGAGAATTCCACAGAGATGAAGGATGTCTTGCAGATAGCAGTTCATGCTTTTTTACGGATGAAGGAAATTGGTAAAAAAACAGTCTGCCACTTTGTTCATCaaaatgttggtggtgtttcagcacatgagaaaaatatgacagacagaaaaaagctTTTGGATCAGTTAAATGAGATGACACTGATTGCAGCTGAGATGGAAAGTCAGCCTGATGTGAGGAAATTCACTGATGTTTTGAATTACGATGTGGAAAAGAATAACTGGTATATACCAGGCCTGTGGCATGGCACTCCACCAATGGCACCAGTTAATACAGGCTACAGTGTGGCTGTTCTTGATTTTAAGAAAAACCTCTTGGAGATGCTTAACGAAAGAAAGGATGAAAAACCCATCCAGATCCCAGAGTTCCTGAAATGGATGAGTAGCTTGTGGAAGGCAGTGAAGTTTGAGAATTTCGTTTTCAGTTTCAGAAACACTCTTGTGGCCCATGCCTATGAGAACCTGTGCAAAGAGTTTTCAGACTGGGAATGGTCTTTCAGAAGACACATGTTGACTTTGATTTGTAAAGCAGAGGTTCAACTGTCTAACGCTGAAACAAGTTCTATTCAAGAAGTCAGTAAAACACTGAAGGAGAACCTGAACAAAGAGATTGGCGTTCAAACCAAATTAATAACTGAAAAACTGAAAGACTACTATAAACAGAGGGACCGTTATGTTCATTTGGTGGAAAAGTACAAAGCTGATTTTACTAATAGCATTAAATCTCTGCAGACTGAATTGACAGATGAAGTGAGAAAGAAGTTTGAAGTTGTTCTTGACAAGAGGAGAAACAAGGAGAAAGTAGAAGACATACAAAATAAGCAAACTgataaaattaaacagaaaatccTGCATCTACTGCAGAACTACAAAGGTCACAAAGATGAGGTGACTGATGAGGATCTCAAAGCTAATTTTGAAAGTATGTGGAGCCGTGAGGTCGAAAATGTCACTGGTCTTAGTGCAAAAGATGTTTCTCAGGATGTTTTTATGAAGTTTCGTTCAAGTTTCGGACATCGTAACATGACACAATATCTGCAGTCAATTAGGAATTTGACAGATTATGGGCAAGAAGAGTTCAAGGCCAAGAAAGAGCATGTGAAACTGGGAAAATTAAAAGGTTTAGTATATGCACACCGTAGTACAAAGCTGGAGCTACAGATTATTGCAGTTGATGTCATTACCAATTGCAATAAAATGATTGAACAGTTTACACAATCCAAAGATGATTACCAAACTACATTTACCAAAGATCTGCTTGATGCAATTGACGGACACCTCAAAAGAGCAGGCACCAAATATACtacaaaatttgaatttgaccTGAAATTGCACATTTGTGGCATTGCCTCTCGGAAATTCACAGAGATGCACAAGAAGTATCTCACTGAGCAAGATCCATTAAAGCATTTACAGAACTTTAAGGGGCAGTATCTCTCTGATTTCATTGATTTGTACAGAAAGAATGACCAGTACCAAAGGAAAGCTGAAGAATTCACTCAGGTCTGTCTCAAACCAGCAGTGACTGAGTACATCGACCAGTCCATCGGACCTGACATTGTTGATGCAGTTTTGGAGAATAAATGTACTGCGTATAGTTCACGGTCACTATTTCAGTACACCATTCAGAAGGAACTGCTGGAAAAATCAAATTTCAGTGAATTtgagaaatacattttacattatgaGAATTATGTGAAAGACTGGATATACAATCACGTTGTTGGATGCTTTTCCAAAGACTTATCTctgcaaaaattaaaaatgcagaagctggaaatcataataaaaaagatcACTAAAGCAGTGGAAACTTGTAAGCTTGATGCCAGTGGCTCTCCTTTGCCTAATGATACACAAGGTACCACAATATTGATCCGAAATCTTTGCAAAACTATGAGTGATGTCATTGCAATACCTATGAGCACAGTGGACAGTGTCCTGTTTCAGAACACATGCTTTTGTGATCCATTCACCAAAAGTCTCTGTGAGTGTATTGGTGACCTGAAACAGCAAATATCAAAGGAGATCTCAGAGTCAACTGATATCAAAGAGACACTGAAAAATGTGTCAGTAAAACCCCAGGATGAGCTTTTCAAGAGGGTGTTTGGATGTGGAGTGCAGTGTCCATTTTGTGAAACACCATGTGAGGCAGGAGGAAAGGAACATCAGCTACACCATGCAGCTGTGCACAGACCAAAAGGTGTTGGCATGTACAGAAATATTAAGACTAATATCCTTTGCGAAGAGATTTGCACATCTAGTGTTCATGGCAATGGAAAATTTCAAAACCATGACACAAATTTCCAACCTTATCCCTACAAAGACTACCGGAAATATTACCCAGACTGGCATATTGCACCTGACATGTCAATAGAAGCCCCAGATTACTGGAAATATGTGCTGGTGACATTCAATAAAGATTTTGCTGAAAGTTATAAAGCATTGCCAGCTGTTTATCCTGATGTGTGGAATCAAATCACTAAAGATCAGGCTTTCAATAGTCTGAAGctcatgtttaatattaaataa